In Castanea sativa cultivar Marrone di Chiusa Pesio chromosome 6, ASM4071231v1, a single window of DNA contains:
- the LOC142641284 gene encoding ABC transporter G family member 10: MELPVSGGRRIPYRIETKNVSYKLCGLFDELNWVCGFETPKRAPNKFILKGVNCEARPGEITAIAGPSGAGKTTLLEILAGKISPRKVSGQVLVNDWPIEAENFRRISGYVTQDDALFPLLTVQETLMYSALLRLRGGRGEAAIRVKELMKELGLDHVAGSRIGGKSNRGISGGERRRVSIGVDLVHDPAVILIDEPTSGLDSASALHVLSLLRAMVVNQGKTIVLTIHQPGFRILELFDRIVLLSNGFVMHNGSLDLLEERLKLASHGIPPHVNVLEFAIDVIESLVIQTSETLIDQSNIEEHKDEVLKMRNVAYPSINGEENLLFYPNSRLEEVLILGQRFCNNIFRTTQLFATRVIQALVAGLVLGTIFMNAGREQGGVALQTRIGFFAFSLTFLLSSTTEGLPIFLQERRILMNEISRGAYRVSSYIIANTLVFLPFLLMVALLYTTPVYWLVGLKKDINGFLYFSMVVWMVLLMSNSFVACFSALVPNFIMGNSVISGLMGSFFLFSGYFISKENIPSYWIFMHYLSLFKYPFECFMINEYGGEQGRTKCIQFVEGQCNLYANGFLRQRDLKESQKWSNLAVMLGFIIGYRVLCFFVLCFRCYKIRS, encoded by the coding sequence ATGGAATTGCCAGTTTCCGGTGGCCGGAGAATCCCATATAGAATAGAAACCAAAAATGTGTCCTACAAATTATGTGGCCTCTTTGATGAACTAAATTGGGTGTGTGGTTTTGAAACTCCAAAGAGAGCTCCTAATAAGTTCATTTTGAAGGGTGTAAATTGTGAAGCTAGGCCTGGAGAGATCACAGCAATTGCTGGTCCTAGTGGAGCTGGAAAAACCACACTGCTAGAGATTCTAGCCGGAAAGATATCACCAAGGAAAGTTTCAGGTCAGGTATTGGTGAATGATTGGCCTATAGAAGCTGAAAATTTTCGGAGAATATCAGGATATGTCACCCAAGATGATGCTTTGTTTCCATTACTTACAGTACAAGAAACACTCATGTATAGTGCTCTGCTAAGGCTAAGGGGTGGGAGAGGTGAGGCTGCCATTAGAGTCAAAGAGCTAATGAAGGAGCTTGGGTTGGATCATGTTGCAGGTTCCAGGATTGGCGGAAAATCAAATCGAGGCATTTCAGGTGGGGAAAGGCGTAGAGTTTCGATTGGAGTTGATTTAGTTCATGATCCGGCTGTTATTTTGATCGATGAACCAACTTCAGGGTTGGATTCAGCCTCAGCTCTTCATGTGCTCTCATTGCTTAGAGCAATGGTGGTAAATCAGGGTAAGACAATTGTTTTAACCATCCACCAACCAGGTTTTCGAATCCTCGAGTTGTTTGATCGCATTGTTTTGCTTTCAAATGGGTTTGTCATGCATAACGGATCGCTGGATCTTCTTGAGGAGAGGCTTAAGTTGGCTAGTCATGGCATTCCCCCACACGTCAATGTGCTTGAGTTCGCTATTGATGTCATAGAAAGCTTGGTTATTCAAACTTCAGAAACTCTCATTGACCAAAGTAATATTGAAGAACATAAAGATGAAGTTCTTAAAATGAGGAATGTGGCCTACCCCAGCATTAATGGAGAAGAAAACCTTCTCTTCTACCCGAATTCTCGACTTGAGGAGGTTTTGATATTAGGACAAAGATTTTGCAACAACATATTCAGAACCACGCAACTCTTTGCCACAAGAGTCATACAAGCTTTGGTGGCCGGTTTAGTACTGGGGACCATTTTCATGAATGCAGGCAGAGAACAAGGGGGAGTGGCCTTACAAACCCGAATTGGGTTTTTTGCCTTCAGTCTCACCTTCTTGCTATCTTCCACAACAGAAGGCCTACCAATTTTCTTGCAAGAGCGAAGAATTTTGATGAATGAGATTTCAAGAGGAGCTTATAGAGTATCTTCTTACATTATAGCAAACACCCTTGtctttcttcctttccttttaatgGTTGCTCTTCTCTACACAACCCCAGTTTATTGGCTAGTTGGTTTAAAGAAGGACATTAATGGATTCCTTTACTTTTCTATGGTGGTCTGGATGGTTCTATTAATGTCCAATTCTTTTGTAGCGTGTTTCAGTGCTCTAGTGCCAAACTTCATCATGGGTAACTCAGTGATTTCAGGGCTAATgggctctttctttctcttttctggGTATTTCATATCAAAGGAAAACATACCTAGTTACTGGATTTTCATGCATTACTTGAGTTTGTTCAAGTACCCTTTTGAGTGTTTTATGATAAATGAGTATGGAGGAGAGCAAGGGAGGACCAAGTGCATACAATTTGTGGAAGGACAATGCAATTTGTATGCAAATGGGTTCCTAAGACAGCGAGATCTGAAAGAGTCACAGAAATGGAGCAATTTAGCTGTGATGTTGGGTTTCATCATTGGGTATAGAGTGCTTTGCTTTTTCGTTTTGTGTTTCAGATGTTACAAAATCAGAAGCTAG